Proteins encoded by one window of Chondromyces crocatus:
- a CDS encoding MopE-related protein: MPTRRPQDALDVRDVTVSEGVGMETACTPTGVEICFDARDNNCNGIIDEGCGLHTGILQFTIAWEAPEADVDLNVYDPSGELSRIGEPTSSGLVKDRDCPRVSGECQGQNVENVFLAEGEPARGRYRVVVRLDKLNGATAPVAVRLSARVGQRAFAMLVELSPGASTEEKTFEFTL; the protein is encoded by the coding sequence ATGCCGACACGCCGGCCGCAGGACGCACTGGACGTCCGCGACGTGACGGTATCCGAAGGCGTCGGCATGGAGACCGCCTGCACGCCGACCGGCGTCGAGATCTGCTTCGACGCACGGGACAACAACTGCAACGGGATCATTGACGAAGGCTGCGGCCTCCACACGGGGATCCTTCAGTTCACCATCGCCTGGGAGGCGCCGGAGGCCGACGTGGACCTGAATGTCTACGACCCCTCCGGGGAGCTCTCCCGGATCGGCGAGCCGACCTCCTCCGGTCTGGTGAAGGACCGAGACTGCCCCCGCGTGAGCGGCGAGTGTCAGGGGCAAAACGTGGAGAACGTGTTTCTGGCAGAAGGCGAGCCAGCGCGGGGTCGGTACCGGGTGGTGGTGCGGCTCGACAAGCTGAATGGCGCCACGGCCCCTGTGGCAGTTCGCCTCAGCGCGCGGGTCGGTCAGCGCGCGTTCGCCATGCTGGTCGAGCTGTCGCCAGGGGCCTCCACCGAAGAGAAAACCTTCGAATTCACGCTGTGA
- a CDS encoding PEGA domain-containing protein produces the protein MRTSRITSALCAAALTLGALATAHAQDELQAPQASPEGGDFPKREATPEEIDTARQTARDGLAAYKLGDYTRALSLFQKARDLYPSAQILRMTGYSHLAVQHWPEAVEALEGSLASEVGPLPAEDRSEVEDQLAKALAHFGAVTIRTSVSGAQVIVDDDPPRTLPLTKPLRLLEGGHTVVVRAPGHLDATDDIVVEGGKELEVTLQPKRAAGTLEAAKPPPPVEPPPPTGFQGVRILPAQREIGIAAAGTGLALGAAALVTALAGADLRRTVAADVTTHEQNFGSNCALGDYRLCVYDRAVINSDADRADTLRDTSVWLGISGGALFAVGTTLFLLAPDGPLAKKPATVGMRCGPLVGGVSCAGTF, from the coding sequence ATGCGTACGTCCAGGATCACCTCTGCCCTCTGCGCAGCAGCGCTCACGCTCGGCGCCCTCGCCACAGCTCACGCGCAAGACGAGCTGCAAGCTCCTCAGGCATCACCCGAGGGGGGCGATTTTCCGAAGCGGGAGGCGACCCCCGAAGAGATCGACACCGCCAGGCAGACGGCTCGGGACGGCCTCGCTGCCTACAAGCTCGGCGACTACACGCGCGCCTTGAGCCTGTTCCAGAAGGCTCGTGACCTGTACCCGAGCGCTCAGATCCTCCGCATGACGGGCTACTCCCACCTCGCAGTCCAGCACTGGCCGGAAGCCGTGGAGGCGCTCGAGGGGTCACTCGCTTCGGAAGTCGGACCCTTGCCAGCGGAGGATCGGTCCGAGGTCGAAGATCAGCTCGCGAAGGCGCTCGCTCACTTCGGGGCGGTGACCATCCGCACGTCCGTCAGTGGAGCCCAGGTGATCGTGGACGACGACCCGCCGCGAACGTTGCCCCTGACCAAGCCGCTGCGGCTGCTCGAGGGCGGTCACACGGTGGTGGTGAGAGCCCCCGGCCACCTGGACGCGACCGACGACATCGTGGTGGAGGGAGGCAAAGAGCTGGAGGTGACGCTCCAGCCGAAGCGTGCAGCAGGCACGCTGGAGGCAGCCAAGCCGCCCCCTCCCGTGGAGCCACCTCCCCCCACCGGCTTTCAGGGCGTGCGCATCCTCCCCGCCCAGCGGGAGATCGGGATCGCAGCAGCCGGAACGGGGCTGGCACTCGGAGCCGCTGCGCTGGTGACGGCGCTCGCCGGCGCCGATCTGCGCCGTACCGTGGCGGCCGACGTGACGACCCACGAGCAGAATTTCGGTTCGAACTGCGCCCTGGGGGACTACCGGTTGTGCGTGTACGATCGGGCGGTGATCAACAGTGACGCCGATCGGGCCGACACGCTTCGAGACACGAGCGTCTGGCTCGGGATCTCCGGCGGTGCGCTCTTCGCCGTGGGAACGACGCTGTTCCTGCTCGCACCCGACGGACCGCTCGCGAAGAAGCCGGCGACCGTGGGCATGCGGTGCGGACCGCTGGTGGGTGGCGTGTCGTGCGCTGGCACCTTCTGA
- a CDS encoding lysophospholipid acyltransferase family protein — protein sequence MPLSRLVDELRFPLRTVGFAGLTFTHYGLLELDCARSPSGEREQLLHKWMHRYGQALVQLFGVDVRAGGEHVGAGAQYPGTDARGRGRLFVMNHRSGLDVLVTLAHFECTILSRADLARWPVIGVAARRAGVLFVDRGSRSSGAASVNAMTTALEGGRAVMVYPEGTTFAGDEVRAFRQGAFNAARRAEAEVVPVGIAYGGSDAAYMDESFVDHMKRVSRAQKTPVAIEVGEPIPPSTDADGLRLAAHERVQALVHRARAALEGV from the coding sequence ATGCCCCTCTCTCGCCTCGTCGACGAACTCCGCTTTCCGCTCCGAACCGTGGGTTTCGCGGGCCTCACCTTCACCCATTATGGCCTGCTCGAGCTGGATTGCGCGCGCTCTCCCTCAGGCGAGCGCGAGCAGCTCCTCCACAAGTGGATGCACAGGTACGGGCAAGCCCTGGTCCAGCTCTTCGGCGTCGATGTACGGGCGGGCGGCGAGCACGTCGGCGCTGGCGCTCAATATCCCGGGACCGACGCGCGGGGACGCGGGCGGTTGTTCGTGATGAACCATCGCTCCGGGCTCGACGTTCTGGTCACCCTCGCCCACTTCGAGTGCACCATCCTCAGCCGGGCCGATCTGGCACGCTGGCCGGTGATCGGCGTCGCAGCCCGTCGGGCCGGGGTGCTCTTCGTCGATCGCGGCAGCAGGAGCAGCGGTGCCGCTTCGGTCAACGCGATGACCACCGCGCTGGAGGGTGGGCGCGCGGTGATGGTGTACCCTGAAGGGACGACGTTCGCCGGCGACGAGGTGCGGGCCTTCCGTCAGGGCGCCTTCAACGCTGCGCGGCGCGCGGAAGCCGAGGTGGTTCCGGTAGGGATCGCCTACGGCGGATCGGATGCCGCCTACATGGACGAAAGCTTCGTCGATCACATGAAGCGGGTCAGCCGGGCGCAAAAGACGCCCGTGGCCATCGAGGTCGGGGAGCCCATTCCCCCGAGCACCGACGCGGACGGGCTCCGCCTTGCGGCACACGAGCGCGTGCAGGCCCTGGTACACCGAGCTCGCGCCGCTTTGGAGGGCGTTTGA
- a CDS encoding GAF domain-containing protein: MHKDLMFLADASEQLTGSLNPQTLLERLARLSIPYLADWCTVDLARSVEGGKGDLDRRPATADGDDEKGPAGAFRRVTASHVDPEQESQLRTAAPQIDGPLGIARVLQRGQPQILHAASDTSTANVAPSEGGSSAASQDASQAVMAVPMVARGRRLGVLTFGLLASSRAYTADDLVLASELAHRAALALDNAYLYRKAEEARKAAERSADRAAWLFAVTAALSDAITPAAVLRVLATEIVAAAGGVAGAVAIRTGSGELEIVRNTGFIETESPSLRQFEIDTPLPLARAVRDKQPLFLESESQLAEFKPQFVEACRAAGERAYAAIPLFLEGRVLGAVGFGFTEPRSFSDDERAFMLSLVQQGAQALERARLSALQTEEAMHLSHEVLRQMPEAILITDLDGNIRQWLGEAESIFGYLAEEIVGKNMAILHREDVREEAIPRILQAIESLRTFVGEAVCTRRDGSEIPIEITAYPVHDQEGRPLFLVGIHRDITDRKRAEEERARLIRAQAARAEAEEAARRFSFLAEVSTSLTASLDFATTLKTLAQLCVPTLADFCVVEVPEGDGARVMASAHVDPTKEPLLAHFFPGGLDGAIDSEVPGALAPSGGRSSGATSHGTAGGHGSPALEVSPPVLRVLKTGRSELYTSLTEAAVITSTMRPEQIAATRQLAPSAYLVVALRARGRIVGALALGMGESGRALDAPDVALAEEVAYRAAIALDNARLYRELQDANRLKDEFLATVSYELRTPLNAILGWARMIHSGSLDAASEQRAVASIERNAELQTTLIDELLDASRIVTGTMKIDRLAVEMSLPIQAAIDAVLPSAAGRGVAIQMSIDPTGVYVEGDPARLQQVVWQLLSNAVKFTRAGGVVSVRLSQDERHAEITVIDTGEGIVPELLPYVFDRFRQGDSATGRRHGGLGLGLSIVKHIVELHGGTVEAASAGHERGSTFVVKLPLSRGAAATALTSVGVPPEPRNLFPRLSGVRVLIVDDDEDTQEMLAAVLRRCGADVRTAGSAQGALDVMQVWEPSLLVSDIGMPGEDGYTLIRRVREMLPRKVGRIPALALTAYGRVEDRVKSLSHGFQMHVQKPIEPMELAAAVKSLTTGPWPWPDGT; encoded by the coding sequence ATGCACAAGGACCTGATGTTCCTCGCCGACGCGAGCGAGCAGCTCACGGGTTCACTCAATCCGCAGACCCTCCTCGAGCGGCTTGCCCGCCTCTCGATCCCATACCTCGCCGACTGGTGCACCGTCGATCTCGCGAGGTCCGTCGAAGGGGGCAAAGGCGATCTCGATCGCCGTCCGGCCACGGCCGACGGTGACGACGAGAAGGGTCCTGCGGGCGCGTTCCGCCGTGTCACGGCGTCTCATGTCGATCCAGAGCAGGAGAGCCAGCTGCGCACGGCAGCGCCTCAGATCGACGGGCCTCTCGGCATCGCCAGGGTGCTTCAGCGTGGTCAGCCACAGATTCTGCACGCAGCGTCGGACACATCGACCGCAAACGTGGCCCCCTCCGAGGGCGGCTCCAGCGCCGCTTCCCAGGACGCCAGCCAGGCGGTGATGGCGGTGCCGATGGTGGCCCGAGGCAGGCGCCTCGGTGTTCTCACCTTCGGTCTCCTCGCATCGAGCCGAGCCTACACGGCCGACGATCTCGTGCTCGCTTCCGAGCTGGCGCATCGCGCGGCGCTCGCCCTCGACAACGCCTACCTCTACCGCAAGGCCGAGGAGGCCAGGAAAGCTGCCGAACGCAGCGCCGACCGGGCCGCGTGGCTCTTCGCCGTGACGGCCGCGCTCTCCGACGCGATCACACCCGCCGCGGTGCTGCGGGTGCTCGCCACCGAGATCGTCGCGGCCGCAGGGGGAGTGGCCGGGGCCGTCGCCATCCGTACGGGTTCGGGTGAGCTGGAGATCGTGCGCAACACCGGCTTCATCGAGACGGAATCCCCCTCGCTGCGCCAGTTCGAGATCGACACCCCGCTGCCGCTCGCCCGCGCCGTGCGCGACAAGCAGCCGCTGTTCCTCGAGTCGGAGTCGCAGCTCGCGGAGTTCAAGCCGCAGTTCGTGGAGGCCTGCCGCGCGGCGGGTGAACGCGCCTATGCGGCCATCCCTCTTTTCCTCGAAGGGCGCGTTCTGGGCGCCGTAGGGTTCGGCTTCACCGAGCCCCGCTCCTTCAGCGACGACGAGCGCGCGTTCATGCTCTCGCTCGTCCAGCAGGGCGCGCAGGCCCTCGAGCGGGCGCGCCTCTCTGCCTTGCAGACCGAGGAGGCGATGCACCTCTCCCACGAGGTGCTGCGCCAGATGCCCGAGGCCATCTTGATCACCGATCTCGATGGCAACATCCGTCAGTGGCTCGGTGAGGCCGAGTCGATCTTCGGCTACCTGGCGGAAGAGATCGTCGGCAAGAACATGGCCATCCTCCACCGGGAGGATGTTCGTGAGGAGGCCATTCCGCGCATCCTCCAGGCCATCGAGTCCCTGCGCACCTTCGTGGGAGAGGCCGTCTGCACGCGGCGGGATGGCTCCGAGATCCCCATCGAGATCACGGCCTACCCCGTCCACGACCAGGAGGGGCGTCCTCTCTTCCTGGTGGGCATCCACCGCGACATCACCGACCGGAAGCGCGCCGAAGAGGAGCGCGCACGGCTCATCCGGGCGCAAGCGGCGCGTGCTGAAGCGGAAGAGGCAGCGAGGCGGTTCTCGTTCCTCGCGGAGGTCTCCACGTCGCTCACGGCCTCCCTGGACTTCGCCACCACCCTGAAGACCCTGGCCCAGCTCTGCGTCCCGACCCTCGCCGACTTCTGCGTCGTCGAGGTCCCCGAAGGCGACGGAGCGCGGGTCATGGCGTCGGCGCACGTCGATCCCACGAAGGAGCCGCTGCTCGCGCATTTCTTTCCAGGTGGTCTCGATGGCGCCATCGACTCGGAGGTGCCTGGCGCGCTCGCTCCATCAGGGGGCCGCTCTTCTGGAGCGACATCCCACGGGACGGCGGGAGGGCATGGGAGCCCTGCGCTGGAGGTCAGCCCCCCTGTGCTGCGGGTCCTGAAGACCGGCCGCTCCGAGCTCTACACGAGCTTGACCGAGGCCGCGGTGATCACCTCGACGATGCGGCCCGAGCAGATCGCCGCCACCCGGCAGCTCGCTCCGTCGGCATACCTGGTCGTGGCCTTGCGGGCGCGTGGCCGCATCGTGGGCGCACTGGCCCTGGGCATGGGGGAGTCGGGGAGAGCGCTCGACGCGCCCGATGTGGCCCTCGCCGAGGAGGTCGCCTACCGCGCCGCCATCGCGCTCGACAACGCGCGGCTCTACCGTGAGCTGCAGGACGCCAACCGCCTGAAGGACGAGTTCCTCGCAACGGTCTCCTACGAGCTCCGGACACCGCTGAACGCCATCCTGGGCTGGGCGAGGATGATCCACTCCGGCTCGCTGGACGCCGCATCCGAGCAGCGCGCCGTGGCCTCCATCGAGCGCAACGCCGAGCTCCAGACGACCCTCATCGACGAGCTGCTGGACGCCTCGCGCATCGTCACCGGGACGATGAAGATCGACCGACTGGCCGTCGAGATGTCGCTTCCCATCCAGGCCGCAATCGACGCCGTGCTCCCCTCGGCTGCCGGCCGCGGCGTGGCCATCCAGATGTCGATCGATCCCACGGGCGTCTATGTGGAAGGCGATCCGGCGCGTCTTCAGCAGGTGGTGTGGCAGCTGCTGTCGAACGCGGTGAAGTTCACCCGAGCCGGCGGTGTGGTCTCGGTGCGCTTGTCCCAGGACGAGCGGCATGCCGAGATCACGGTGATCGACACCGGAGAAGGCATCGTCCCCGAGCTGTTGCCCTACGTGTTCGACCGTTTCCGACAAGGTGACAGTGCGACCGGGCGCCGCCACGGCGGGCTGGGCCTGGGGCTCTCGATCGTGAAGCACATCGTCGAGCTCCATGGCGGGACGGTGGAAGCGGCGAGCGCCGGTCATGAGCGCGGCTCCACCTTCGTGGTGAAGCTACCCCTGTCCCGCGGCGCTGCGGCCACGGCGCTGACGAGCGTGGGCGTGCCTCCCGAACCCCGGAACCTGTTCCCACGGCTGAGCGGGGTCCGGGTGCTGATCGTGGACGACGATGAGGACACCCAGGAGATGCTGGCCGCAGTTCTGCGTCGGTGTGGCGCGGATGTTCGAACGGCAGGCTCGGCCCAGGGGGCGCTCGACGTCATGCAAGTCTGGGAGCCTTCGTTGCTCGTCTCGGATATCGGGATGCCGGGCGAGGACGGCTACACGCTGATCCGACGCGTGAGAGAGATGTTGCCGCGCAAGGTGGGGCGCATCCCTGCGCTGGCACTGACGGCCTACGGCCGGGTGGAAGACCGGGTGAAGTCCCTGTCGCACGGCTTCCAGATGCACGTTCAGAAGCCGATCGAACCGATGGAGCTGGCCGCGGCGGTGAAATCGTTGACGACAGGCCCCTGGCCCTGGCCCGACGGAACCTGA
- a CDS encoding serine/threonine protein kinase translates to MSGSIPPPLPTNRPAAGQPAQMAAPKHIGGIQELTTGVLIAGRYQVQRLLGQGGMGAVYGVRHINTSEMLALKLLHPSMSQNAQAVERFRTEARAPVRIGSEHVVRVVDADISQELGVPFLVMEHLKGRDLGTELKRRGALPAGEVVVYLQQIARALDKAHNLGIVHRDLKPANLFLTFREDGSPCVKILDFGIAKLADGASAELTQDGTIFGTPWFMSPEQARGHATKVGPPADRWALGLIAFRLLTGRNYWKSDSMAALIGEILYEPMQPPSQLAPHLGPRFDAWFARACHREPEQRYQNASVMMAELADALGVSATGHATHSSFGASYPSMGASAPSHPGLVSQPSHPGMMMTGHPSQTGMQQVLGTSQPAHGMGGPAPMQPGAMSVSQPLMGASQAISMAGSHPGITVQPASAPGAATAGPGATNAPFSATQPPHSAKSKQGGVVGPVLAGLGIALALAGGAAGAWMLFRAKTEALTSTAAEAPPEGQSTAASASPESAAPAGTAAPAPEQAATAEAAAPADTATPDTAPSAEPEAGQVAEAEPAAEATHTAAIAASPPSGAATKPASTAATKSGGWLPPVPGVPTAPKVKDIDF, encoded by the coding sequence ATGAGCGGATCCATCCCGCCTCCCCTGCCGACGAACCGCCCCGCTGCGGGCCAGCCAGCACAGATGGCGGCGCCAAAGCACATCGGCGGAATCCAGGAACTCACCACGGGGGTGCTGATCGCCGGCCGCTATCAGGTGCAGCGCCTGCTCGGGCAAGGCGGCATGGGCGCCGTGTACGGGGTCCGGCACATCAACACCAGCGAGATGCTGGCGCTCAAGCTCCTTCACCCGTCGATGTCGCAGAATGCGCAAGCGGTGGAGCGGTTCCGCACCGAGGCGCGCGCGCCGGTGCGCATCGGGAGTGAGCACGTCGTCCGGGTGGTGGACGCAGACATCAGCCAGGAGCTCGGCGTGCCGTTCCTGGTCATGGAGCATCTGAAGGGGCGAGATCTCGGGACGGAGCTGAAGCGCCGCGGCGCGCTGCCCGCAGGCGAGGTGGTTGTCTATCTTCAGCAGATCGCGCGCGCGCTCGACAAGGCCCACAATCTGGGCATCGTTCACCGCGATCTGAAGCCGGCGAACCTGTTCCTCACCTTCCGCGAGGATGGCTCCCCCTGCGTGAAGATACTGGACTTCGGCATCGCCAAGCTCGCCGATGGAGCATCCGCCGAGCTGACGCAGGACGGGACCATCTTCGGGACGCCCTGGTTCATGTCGCCAGAGCAGGCGCGCGGGCACGCGACGAAGGTAGGACCGCCCGCGGATCGCTGGGCACTGGGGCTCATCGCCTTCCGCCTGCTCACCGGCCGCAACTACTGGAAGAGCGACAGCATGGCGGCGCTGATCGGCGAGATTCTCTACGAGCCGATGCAGCCACCGAGCCAGCTCGCGCCCCACCTGGGTCCTCGGTTCGATGCATGGTTCGCGCGGGCCTGCCATCGAGAGCCGGAGCAGCGATACCAGAACGCCTCGGTGATGATGGCGGAGCTGGCCGACGCGCTCGGGGTGTCGGCCACTGGACACGCGACCCACTCCTCGTTCGGTGCCTCCTACCCCTCGATGGGAGCCTCTGCGCCCTCGCATCCAGGGCTCGTGTCGCAGCCATCTCACCCCGGGATGATGATGACGGGGCACCCGAGCCAGACGGGGATGCAGCAGGTCCTCGGGACATCACAGCCAGCTCACGGGATGGGCGGGCCGGCGCCGATGCAGCCAGGGGCCATGTCGGTCTCGCAGCCCCTGATGGGCGCCTCGCAGGCCATATCGATGGCGGGATCGCACCCGGGCATCACGGTGCAACCGGCCAGTGCTCCAGGCGCCGCCACCGCTGGACCAGGCGCGACCAACGCGCCTTTCTCCGCCACCCAGCCACCACACTCGGCGAAGTCCAAGCAGGGCGGGGTGGTGGGCCCGGTGCTCGCTGGCCTCGGCATCGCTCTGGCGCTCGCCGGCGGTGCAGCAGGGGCCTGGATGCTGTTCCGCGCCAAAACGGAAGCCCTGACCAGCACTGCAGCGGAGGCGCCCCCGGAGGGACAGTCCACCGCGGCGTCAGCATCACCCGAGAGCGCAGCCCCCGCAGGCACGGCCGCGCCAGCGCCCGAACAGGCCGCCACGGCCGAGGCAGCAGCCCCTGCCGACACCGCGACGCCGGACACGGCCCCCAGCGCCGAGCCCGAAGCGGGCCAGGTGGCAGAGGCCGAGCCTGCAGCCGAGGCGACCCACACCGCCGCGATCGCTGCCTCCCCGCCCAGCGGCGCCGCGACGAAGCCTGCATCGACCGCCGCGACGAAGAGCGGCGGCTGGCTCCCACCCGTGCCTGGAGTCCCCACGGCGCCCAAGGTAAAAGACATCGATTTCTGA
- a CDS encoding (Fe-S)-binding protein has translation MNPIWMAITIVGLLAFFAWSANRRMKLLMVGRPEWRFDQIGERLKGVWVYAFAQKKMSYYRLAGLAHKLIFIGFIVLLLRSIILWGRGFSPSFNMFILGPEPLHLGGLELPLGHIYEFIKDVVALLVITGALTFIYLRAVKKLPRMTLSGEGLLILGIIITMMLSDILYDGAMNVLHHRYSTMACAPGDTGLCESIATIVAPFSGIPATPEALHWSPFPSPAGSLAAALLQGLGPLPLVILAHAGFWTHATLVLVFLNILPYSKHFHIITSFPNVFTRDLAPRGRLPKMADNADALGELVMKAAEEPEKAEPVGIAKIEDFSWKAILDFYTCTECGRCSDNCPAHKTGKILSPKQLTLNLRDHLYGNETDLVAEAAKKRAAKQSATAEGEKKEGEASEEQSEETQAEATETESNGAEGKRSLDLVSDIVHPDVLWACTTCRACEEQCPVMISYVDKIVSMRRNLVLVKGEIPNELNGPFQAMEVNGNPWNMARLDRANWAEGLDIPMMADKPDTKVLFWVGCAASYDDRAKKIARATARLLQMAGIEFAILGQEETCTGDPARRAGNEYLFAMLAEQNATTLNGYKEQGGVKQIITTCPHCFNALASEYPDFGAKFEVVHHTDYLLKLVAEKKIAPKKRIDQKVVFHDSCYLGRYNDIYEQPRDVLQAIPGIDLVEVEGWSRQKGLCCGAGGAQFWMEEQNKDRVNVKRTLQLLQTEAKTIATACPFCQTMISDGLKAHGKEEEVRQLDVAELLEESALDRPVRPTESATSDGDAASAA, from the coding sequence ATGAATCCCATCTGGATGGCCATTACCATCGTCGGTCTCCTCGCGTTTTTCGCGTGGAGCGCCAATCGCCGCATGAAGCTTCTCATGGTGGGCCGCCCCGAGTGGCGGTTCGACCAGATCGGAGAGCGGCTGAAGGGCGTGTGGGTCTACGCCTTCGCGCAGAAGAAGATGAGCTACTACCGGCTGGCCGGGCTCGCTCACAAGCTCATCTTCATCGGCTTCATCGTGCTGCTCCTCCGCTCCATCATCCTGTGGGGCCGCGGCTTCAGCCCATCGTTCAACATGTTCATTCTGGGGCCCGAGCCGTTGCACCTCGGCGGGCTCGAGCTGCCCCTCGGACACATCTACGAGTTCATCAAGGATGTCGTCGCCCTCCTGGTCATCACCGGAGCGCTGACCTTCATCTATCTCCGTGCCGTCAAGAAGCTGCCCCGCATGACGCTCTCGGGCGAGGGGCTGCTGATCCTCGGCATCATCATCACCATGATGCTGTCGGACATCCTCTACGACGGCGCCATGAACGTCCTGCACCACCGCTACTCCACGATGGCGTGTGCTCCAGGCGACACGGGCCTCTGCGAGAGCATCGCCACCATCGTCGCGCCTTTCTCCGGTATCCCCGCGACCCCGGAAGCGCTGCACTGGTCGCCGTTCCCGAGCCCGGCCGGGTCACTGGCCGCCGCCCTCCTCCAGGGGCTCGGGCCGCTGCCGCTGGTGATCCTGGCGCACGCGGGCTTCTGGACCCACGCGACGCTGGTGCTGGTGTTCCTGAACATCCTCCCGTACTCGAAGCACTTTCACATCATCACCTCCTTCCCGAACGTCTTCACCCGCGACCTCGCGCCGCGCGGCCGCCTGCCGAAGATGGCCGACAACGCCGACGCGCTGGGCGAGCTGGTGATGAAGGCCGCCGAGGAGCCGGAAAAGGCGGAGCCGGTGGGCATCGCGAAGATCGAGGACTTCTCCTGGAAGGCGATCCTCGACTTCTACACGTGTACCGAGTGCGGGCGTTGCTCGGACAACTGCCCGGCGCACAAGACGGGCAAGATCCTCAGCCCCAAGCAGCTCACGCTGAACCTGCGCGATCACCTCTACGGGAACGAGACCGACCTGGTCGCCGAGGCAGCGAAGAAGAGAGCCGCGAAGCAGAGCGCCACGGCCGAGGGAGAAAAGAAAGAGGGCGAGGCTTCCGAGGAGCAAAGCGAAGAGACGCAAGCCGAGGCCACCGAGACCGAGAGCAACGGGGCCGAGGGCAAGCGCTCCCTGGATCTGGTGAGCGACATCGTGCACCCCGACGTGCTCTGGGCCTGCACCACCTGCCGCGCTTGCGAGGAGCAATGCCCGGTGATGATCAGCTACGTCGACAAGATCGTGTCGATGCGGCGAAACCTGGTGCTGGTGAAGGGCGAGATCCCAAACGAACTCAACGGCCCGTTCCAGGCCATGGAAGTGAACGGCAACCCCTGGAACATGGCCAGGCTCGATCGTGCCAACTGGGCCGAGGGTCTCGACATCCCGATGATGGCCGACAAGCCCGACACCAAGGTGCTGTTCTGGGTCGGCTGTGCCGCCAGCTACGACGATCGCGCCAAGAAGATCGCGCGCGCCACGGCGCGGCTGCTCCAGATGGCAGGCATCGAGTTCGCCATCCTCGGCCAGGAAGAGACCTGCACGGGTGACCCGGCGAGACGCGCTGGCAACGAGTACCTCTTCGCCATGCTGGCCGAGCAAAACGCCACCACCTTGAACGGTTACAAGGAGCAGGGCGGCGTGAAGCAGATCATCACCACCTGCCCGCACTGCTTCAACGCGCTGGCGAGCGAGTACCCCGACTTCGGCGCGAAGTTCGAGGTCGTCCACCACACGGACTACCTGCTCAAGCTGGTGGCCGAGAAGAAGATCGCCCCGAAGAAGCGGATCGACCAGAAGGTCGTGTTCCACGACTCCTGCTACCTCGGCCGCTACAACGACATCTACGAGCAGCCGCGCGACGTGCTCCAGGCCATCCCAGGGATCGACCTGGTGGAGGTCGAGGGGTGGAGCCGCCAGAAGGGGCTGTGCTGCGGCGCAGGCGGTGCACAGTTCTGGATGGAGGAGCAGAACAAGGATCGCGTGAATGTGAAGCGCACCCTTCAGCTCCTGCAGACCGAGGCGAAGACGATCGCCACCGCCTGCCCGTTCTGCCAGACGATGATCTCCGATGGTCTCAAGGCGCACGGAAAAGAGGAGGAAGTGCGCCAGCTCGATGTCGCGGAGCTGCTCGAAGAGAGCGCCCTGGACCGACCGGTCCGCCCGACGGAGAGCGCCACGAGCGACGGCGACGCAGCAAGCGCCGCCTGA